The Primulina tabacum isolate GXHZ01 chromosome 16, ASM2559414v2, whole genome shotgun sequence genome window below encodes:
- the LOC142530089 gene encoding BTB/POZ domain-containing protein At1g03010-like isoform X1 translates to MGIATVAEMKPSISGKRYFRPSSSSKYANEWPISDASSDLTIEVGTMSFALHKFPLVSRSGRIQKLLVEAKDSKISRLNLSSVPGGSHAFELAAKFCYGVSFKITTSNVAMLRCAAHFLEMTEEFSEMNLEDRTEGYLREIVLSSIPNSISVLHSCESLLPTSEEINLISRIIDSISNNACKEQLASGLSKLEHNFPSNSDPETTIDWRGKSLTILNLDFFQRVLSAVKTKGLKQDTICRILINYAQNSLHGLGVKDSQPVKGNVTNLDFQKKQRVVIETVVGLLPTQSRKSTVPMAFLSSLLKSAAVVEASTSCSTDLERRIGLQLDQAILEDILIPVNSYGNSHSHSYDIDSILRIFSIFLNRDEDEEDDDGDDGDDDKQFRDESEMVFGFDSPGSPNQSSIIKVSKLLDNYLAEVALDSNLTPSKFTALMELLPGHARMVHDGLYRASDMFLKAHPNIKDSERYRICKAIDSQKLSQEACSHAAQNERLPVQMAVQVLYFEQMRLRNAMNGVGGQNHFLFGSMTRQLHHRSGTGSGCISPRDNYASVRRENRELKLEVARMRMRLTDLEKDHVSIKQELVKPHPANRLFKSFTKTLSKINSLFRATEKPIEAKASSESRFAFQKRRCHSIS, encoded by the exons ATGGGCATTGCTACTGTTGCCGAAATGAAGCCAAGCATATCGGGAAAGAGATACTTTCGTCCCAGTTCAAGTTCTAAATATGCTAATGAATG GCCAATATCTGATGCTTCCAGTGACCTAACCATTGAAGTTGGAACGATGAGTTTTGCGCTTCACAAA TTCCCTCTAGTTTCTCGAAGTGGAAGAATACAAAAATTATTGGTGGAGGCAAAAGATTCCAAGATATCAAGGCTAAATCTCTCAAGCGTTCCCGGTGGATCACATGCATTTGAGCTTGCTGCAAAGTTCTGTTATGGCGTGAGTTTTAAGATTACAACATCAAATGTTGCTATGCTTCGGTGTGCGGCGCATTTTcttgaaatgacagaagagttTTCTGAGATGAATCTTGAAGACAGGACTGAAGGGTACCTCAGGGAGATAGTCCTCTCGAGCATACCGAATTCAATATCCGTTCTTCATAGCTGTGAAAGTCTGTTGCCAACATCCGAGGAGATCAATCTTATTAGCAGGATAATCGACTCAATTTCAAATAATGCATGTAAAGAGCAGCTGGCTTCAGGGTTGTCGAAGCTGGAGCATAATTTTCCTTCAAATTCTGATCCAGAGACTACCATAGATTGGCGGGGAAAGTCGCTCACAATACTAAATCTTGATTTCTTTCAAAGAGTTCTGTCTGCTGTCAAAACGAAGGGCTTGAAACAGGATACCATATGTAGAATTCTGATAAACTATGCCCAGAACTCTCTCCATGGTCTTGGGGTAAAAGATTCTCAACCGGTTAAAGGGAATGTTACAAATCTTGATTTTCAGAAGAAACAAAGGGTGGTTATTGAAACGGTTGTAGGTTTACTACCAACTCAATCAAGAAAGAGCACAGTTCCGATGGCGTTTCTTTCAAGTTTATTGAAATCGGCTGCAGTAGTAGAAGCTTCCACATCTTGCAGTACAGATCTTGAAAGAAGGATAGGTCTGCAATTAGACCAAGCGATTCTTGAAGATATTTTGATTCCTGTAAATTCATATGGAAACAGTCACAGTCATTCCTATGATATAGATTCGATACTTCGTATTTTCTCCATTTTCTTGAATCGCGACGAGGATGAGGAGGATGATGATGGTGATGATGGTGATGATGATAAGCAATTTCGGGATGAAAGTGAGATGGTCTTTGGCTTTGACAGCCCTGGATCACCGAATCAGAGCTCAATCATTAAAGTCTCTAAGCTTTTGGACAATTATCTCGCAGAAGTTGCACTAGATTCAAACCTAACTCCATCAAAATTCACAGCACTCATGGAACTACTTCCGGGCCATGCTCGTATGGTGCATGATGGACTATACCGAGCCTCAGATATGTTTCTCAAG GCCCATCCCAACATTAAGGACTCGGAACGGTACCGAATTTGCAAGGCGATAGACAGCCAAAAACTCAGTCAAGAAGCCTGCAGTCATGCGGCTCAAAATGAACGGTTACCAGTGCAAATGGCGGTTCAAGTTCTGTACTTTGAACAAATGAGGTTGAGAAATGCTATGAATGGGGTTGGGGGGCAGAACCATTTCCTCTTTGGGTCGATGACGAGACAACTCCACCACCGTTCAGGGACAGGGAGTGGATGCATATCGCCAAGAGATAACTACGCATCAGTCAGAAGGGAAAACCGGGAGCTGAAGCTTGAAGTTGCCAGAATGAGAATGAGGCTAACTGATCTTGAAAAAGACCACGTGTCGATCAAACAAGAGCTCGTGAAACCGCATCCTGCCAACAGGTTATTCAAGTCATTTACGAAGACGTTAAGCAAGATTAATTCATTGTTTCGGGCTACAGAAAAGCCCATAGAGGCCAAGGCAAGTTCCGAAAGTCGGTTTGCTTTTCAGAAAAGAAGGTGCCATTCGATTTCATAA
- the LOC142530089 gene encoding BTB/POZ domain-containing protein At1g03010-like isoform X2, giving the protein MDSNMWMHLPISDASSDLTIEVGTMSFALHKFPLVSRSGRIQKLLVEAKDSKISRLNLSSVPGGSHAFELAAKFCYGVSFKITTSNVAMLRCAAHFLEMTEEFSEMNLEDRTEGYLREIVLSSIPNSISVLHSCESLLPTSEEINLISRIIDSISNNACKEQLASGLSKLEHNFPSNSDPETTIDWRGKSLTILNLDFFQRVLSAVKTKGLKQDTICRILINYAQNSLHGLGVKDSQPVKGNVTNLDFQKKQRVVIETVVGLLPTQSRKSTVPMAFLSSLLKSAAVVEASTSCSTDLERRIGLQLDQAILEDILIPVNSYGNSHSHSYDIDSILRIFSIFLNRDEDEEDDDGDDGDDDKQFRDESEMVFGFDSPGSPNQSSIIKVSKLLDNYLAEVALDSNLTPSKFTALMELLPGHARMVHDGLYRASDMFLKAHPNIKDSERYRICKAIDSQKLSQEACSHAAQNERLPVQMAVQVLYFEQMRLRNAMNGVGGQNHFLFGSMTRQLHHRSGTGSGCISPRDNYASVRRENRELKLEVARMRMRLTDLEKDHVSIKQELVKPHPANRLFKSFTKTLSKINSLFRATEKPIEAKASSESRFAFQKRRCHSIS; this is encoded by the exons ATGGATTCAAATATGTGGATGCATTT GCCAATATCTGATGCTTCCAGTGACCTAACCATTGAAGTTGGAACGATGAGTTTTGCGCTTCACAAA TTCCCTCTAGTTTCTCGAAGTGGAAGAATACAAAAATTATTGGTGGAGGCAAAAGATTCCAAGATATCAAGGCTAAATCTCTCAAGCGTTCCCGGTGGATCACATGCATTTGAGCTTGCTGCAAAGTTCTGTTATGGCGTGAGTTTTAAGATTACAACATCAAATGTTGCTATGCTTCGGTGTGCGGCGCATTTTcttgaaatgacagaagagttTTCTGAGATGAATCTTGAAGACAGGACTGAAGGGTACCTCAGGGAGATAGTCCTCTCGAGCATACCGAATTCAATATCCGTTCTTCATAGCTGTGAAAGTCTGTTGCCAACATCCGAGGAGATCAATCTTATTAGCAGGATAATCGACTCAATTTCAAATAATGCATGTAAAGAGCAGCTGGCTTCAGGGTTGTCGAAGCTGGAGCATAATTTTCCTTCAAATTCTGATCCAGAGACTACCATAGATTGGCGGGGAAAGTCGCTCACAATACTAAATCTTGATTTCTTTCAAAGAGTTCTGTCTGCTGTCAAAACGAAGGGCTTGAAACAGGATACCATATGTAGAATTCTGATAAACTATGCCCAGAACTCTCTCCATGGTCTTGGGGTAAAAGATTCTCAACCGGTTAAAGGGAATGTTACAAATCTTGATTTTCAGAAGAAACAAAGGGTGGTTATTGAAACGGTTGTAGGTTTACTACCAACTCAATCAAGAAAGAGCACAGTTCCGATGGCGTTTCTTTCAAGTTTATTGAAATCGGCTGCAGTAGTAGAAGCTTCCACATCTTGCAGTACAGATCTTGAAAGAAGGATAGGTCTGCAATTAGACCAAGCGATTCTTGAAGATATTTTGATTCCTGTAAATTCATATGGAAACAGTCACAGTCATTCCTATGATATAGATTCGATACTTCGTATTTTCTCCATTTTCTTGAATCGCGACGAGGATGAGGAGGATGATGATGGTGATGATGGTGATGATGATAAGCAATTTCGGGATGAAAGTGAGATGGTCTTTGGCTTTGACAGCCCTGGATCACCGAATCAGAGCTCAATCATTAAAGTCTCTAAGCTTTTGGACAATTATCTCGCAGAAGTTGCACTAGATTCAAACCTAACTCCATCAAAATTCACAGCACTCATGGAACTACTTCCGGGCCATGCTCGTATGGTGCATGATGGACTATACCGAGCCTCAGATATGTTTCTCAAG GCCCATCCCAACATTAAGGACTCGGAACGGTACCGAATTTGCAAGGCGATAGACAGCCAAAAACTCAGTCAAGAAGCCTGCAGTCATGCGGCTCAAAATGAACGGTTACCAGTGCAAATGGCGGTTCAAGTTCTGTACTTTGAACAAATGAGGTTGAGAAATGCTATGAATGGGGTTGGGGGGCAGAACCATTTCCTCTTTGGGTCGATGACGAGACAACTCCACCACCGTTCAGGGACAGGGAGTGGATGCATATCGCCAAGAGATAACTACGCATCAGTCAGAAGGGAAAACCGGGAGCTGAAGCTTGAAGTTGCCAGAATGAGAATGAGGCTAACTGATCTTGAAAAAGACCACGTGTCGATCAAACAAGAGCTCGTGAAACCGCATCCTGCCAACAGGTTATTCAAGTCATTTACGAAGACGTTAAGCAAGATTAATTCATTGTTTCGGGCTACAGAAAAGCCCATAGAGGCCAAGGCAAGTTCCGAAAGTCGGTTTGCTTTTCAGAAAAGAAGGTGCCATTCGATTTCATAA
- the LOC142530089 gene encoding BTB/POZ domain-containing protein At1g03010-like isoform X3, which yields MSFALHKFPLVSRSGRIQKLLVEAKDSKISRLNLSSVPGGSHAFELAAKFCYGVSFKITTSNVAMLRCAAHFLEMTEEFSEMNLEDRTEGYLREIVLSSIPNSISVLHSCESLLPTSEEINLISRIIDSISNNACKEQLASGLSKLEHNFPSNSDPETTIDWRGKSLTILNLDFFQRVLSAVKTKGLKQDTICRILINYAQNSLHGLGVKDSQPVKGNVTNLDFQKKQRVVIETVVGLLPTQSRKSTVPMAFLSSLLKSAAVVEASTSCSTDLERRIGLQLDQAILEDILIPVNSYGNSHSHSYDIDSILRIFSIFLNRDEDEEDDDGDDGDDDKQFRDESEMVFGFDSPGSPNQSSIIKVSKLLDNYLAEVALDSNLTPSKFTALMELLPGHARMVHDGLYRASDMFLKAHPNIKDSERYRICKAIDSQKLSQEACSHAAQNERLPVQMAVQVLYFEQMRLRNAMNGVGGQNHFLFGSMTRQLHHRSGTGSGCISPRDNYASVRRENRELKLEVARMRMRLTDLEKDHVSIKQELVKPHPANRLFKSFTKTLSKINSLFRATEKPIEAKASSESRFAFQKRRCHSIS from the exons ATGAGTTTTGCGCTTCACAAA TTCCCTCTAGTTTCTCGAAGTGGAAGAATACAAAAATTATTGGTGGAGGCAAAAGATTCCAAGATATCAAGGCTAAATCTCTCAAGCGTTCCCGGTGGATCACATGCATTTGAGCTTGCTGCAAAGTTCTGTTATGGCGTGAGTTTTAAGATTACAACATCAAATGTTGCTATGCTTCGGTGTGCGGCGCATTTTcttgaaatgacagaagagttTTCTGAGATGAATCTTGAAGACAGGACTGAAGGGTACCTCAGGGAGATAGTCCTCTCGAGCATACCGAATTCAATATCCGTTCTTCATAGCTGTGAAAGTCTGTTGCCAACATCCGAGGAGATCAATCTTATTAGCAGGATAATCGACTCAATTTCAAATAATGCATGTAAAGAGCAGCTGGCTTCAGGGTTGTCGAAGCTGGAGCATAATTTTCCTTCAAATTCTGATCCAGAGACTACCATAGATTGGCGGGGAAAGTCGCTCACAATACTAAATCTTGATTTCTTTCAAAGAGTTCTGTCTGCTGTCAAAACGAAGGGCTTGAAACAGGATACCATATGTAGAATTCTGATAAACTATGCCCAGAACTCTCTCCATGGTCTTGGGGTAAAAGATTCTCAACCGGTTAAAGGGAATGTTACAAATCTTGATTTTCAGAAGAAACAAAGGGTGGTTATTGAAACGGTTGTAGGTTTACTACCAACTCAATCAAGAAAGAGCACAGTTCCGATGGCGTTTCTTTCAAGTTTATTGAAATCGGCTGCAGTAGTAGAAGCTTCCACATCTTGCAGTACAGATCTTGAAAGAAGGATAGGTCTGCAATTAGACCAAGCGATTCTTGAAGATATTTTGATTCCTGTAAATTCATATGGAAACAGTCACAGTCATTCCTATGATATAGATTCGATACTTCGTATTTTCTCCATTTTCTTGAATCGCGACGAGGATGAGGAGGATGATGATGGTGATGATGGTGATGATGATAAGCAATTTCGGGATGAAAGTGAGATGGTCTTTGGCTTTGACAGCCCTGGATCACCGAATCAGAGCTCAATCATTAAAGTCTCTAAGCTTTTGGACAATTATCTCGCAGAAGTTGCACTAGATTCAAACCTAACTCCATCAAAATTCACAGCACTCATGGAACTACTTCCGGGCCATGCTCGTATGGTGCATGATGGACTATACCGAGCCTCAGATATGTTTCTCAAG GCCCATCCCAACATTAAGGACTCGGAACGGTACCGAATTTGCAAGGCGATAGACAGCCAAAAACTCAGTCAAGAAGCCTGCAGTCATGCGGCTCAAAATGAACGGTTACCAGTGCAAATGGCGGTTCAAGTTCTGTACTTTGAACAAATGAGGTTGAGAAATGCTATGAATGGGGTTGGGGGGCAGAACCATTTCCTCTTTGGGTCGATGACGAGACAACTCCACCACCGTTCAGGGACAGGGAGTGGATGCATATCGCCAAGAGATAACTACGCATCAGTCAGAAGGGAAAACCGGGAGCTGAAGCTTGAAGTTGCCAGAATGAGAATGAGGCTAACTGATCTTGAAAAAGACCACGTGTCGATCAAACAAGAGCTCGTGAAACCGCATCCTGCCAACAGGTTATTCAAGTCATTTACGAAGACGTTAAGCAAGATTAATTCATTGTTTCGGGCTACAGAAAAGCCCATAGAGGCCAAGGCAAGTTCCGAAAGTCGGTTTGCTTTTCAGAAAAGAAGGTGCCATTCGATTTCATAA
- the LOC142529205 gene encoding glutaredoxin-C11-like: MERVRDLASKKAVVIFTKSSCFMCHSIKALFYDLGASPAVHELDQDTKGREMEWALKGLGCNPAVPAVFIGGVFVGSSKDVISLHVEGSLKQMLIDAKAIWF, translated from the coding sequence ATGGAACGAGTAAGAGATTTGGCATCAAAGAAAGCGGTGGTGATCTTCACGAAAAGCTCGTGCTTCATGTGCCACAGCATCAAGGCATTGTTCTACGACTTAGGCGCAAGCCCTGCAGTGCATGAGCTTGATCAAGATACGAAGGGCAGGGAAATGGAGTGGGCTTTGAAAGGGCTTGGCTGTAACCCCGCGGTGCCTGCGGTGTTTATTGGCGGGGTTTTCGTGGGCTCATCCAAAGATGTAATTTCTCTCCATGTTGAAGGATCTTTAAAGCAAATGCTCATTGATGCCAAGGCCATTTGGTTTTAG
- the LOC142528560 gene encoding uncharacterized protein LOC142528560, whose translation MIKWTVELGEYDIEYKPRVAIKAQALSDFLSEMIQPSEEEVWKVSVDGASSLVGCGVGVVLVSPLGEKVKLALRIDSRITNNEAEYEVVLAGIRAAREVGASRIILYSDSQLITQQIKGIYEAKDDKMLKYLRLIQAQAESFMDWSIEQVPREENSEADALAKMAASLSEVNTREVLHITRLVLSTAEEASPMPEDSWMTPLIAYITNHELHEDKARAQKIKRQAPRFVLLNKILYRRSFQGPFLKCLNEKEVDYVLREIHEGCCAEHLGGMSLTRKTMLAGFWWPTFKQDSARLVQICEGCQHHSNFSYSPATLMKPIWASCPFLINGAWILWVLFRLPGLRKNSY comes from the coding sequence ATGATAAAATGGACAGTAGAGTTGGGTGAATATGACATCGAGTACAAGCCCCGAGTGGCCATTAAAGCGCAGGCTTTGTCAGATTTCTTATCTGAAATGATCCAGCCCAGCGAGGAGGAGGTATGGAAAGTATCAGTGGATGGGGCATCTAGCCTGGTGGGGTGCGGAGTAGGGGTGGTATTAGTGTCTCCCTTGGGAGAAAAGGTCAAATTAGCATTAAGAATTGATTCCCGGATAACCAATAATGAAGCTGAATATGAGGTTGTTCTTGCAGGTATTCGAGCTGCCCGGGAAGTTGGAGCTTCTCGGATTATTCTATATTCTGATTCACAGCTCATCACTCAACAAATAAAGGGCATTTATGAGGCTAAGGATGACAAGATGCTTAAATATTTACGGCTCATTCAAGCCCAAGCAGAAAGCTTCAtggattggagtattgaacaaGTACCCCGAGAAGAAAACAGTGAGGCAGACGCTTTGGCTAAAATGGCTGCTTCTTTATCAGAAGTTAATACCCGGGAGGTGTTGCATATTACTCGGCTGGTTCTCTCTACGGCGGAAGAAGCATCACCCATGCCTGAAGATTCATGGATGACACCACTGATCGCGTATATTACGAACCATGAGCTCCATGAGGATAAAGCCCGAGCTCAGAAGATCAAAAGACAAGCCcccaggtttgttctcttaaataaaattttgtacagaagATCATTCCAAGGACCGTTTTTGAAGTGTTTAAATGAAAAAGAGGTGGATTATGTTCTCCGAGAAATTCATGAGGGGTGTTGTGCCGAGCACCTCGGAGGAATGTCTTTAACTCgaaaaacaatgcttgctgGATTCTGGTGGCCCACCTTTAAACAAGATTCTGCTCGTTTGGTCCAGATTTGTGAGGGTTGTCAGCATCATTCGAATTTCAGCTACAGCCCGGCCACTCTCATGAAGCCTATTTGGGCATCCTGCCCTTTTTTGATCAATGGGGCATGGATATTGTGGGTCCTTTTCCGGTTGCCCGGGCTCAGAAAAAATTCTTACTAG
- the LOC142528562 gene encoding uncharacterized protein LOC142528562: MVGEDEGSSAGSKSPTVAEELMELRQKMKVLEGQLERRSVARAVPRGCPFSDIIVREPLPGNFKSANVKDYDGNADPEEHLVRFENMAMLHCYTDRIKCKVFLTTLVDSAQRWFKGLTSQSISSFGDFQKVFLQHFSSSKKYKKTAFSLFEVKQNPEESLRAYIRRFNRVALDVPTCATETKTTAFTQGLREGEFFKSLTKKVPGDFEDLLSRAEKYINMEEAQKQKRDAVRKEKGDRMSKPDERGQKKGNTWHFSHHVPLKIAREREVQECSRDLAPDYQLSRPEKSGFCSFHKVCHHNTENCKALKGNYASSSIPGPSNNSQRPRVPPWTSRPPGSSARGGSVRNIPRIEPSRRREPEPERKKNSPPATGMIKMILGGSTDGDSNRARKGRSRRECLEVEGARRNEAIISFGPEDLRGVSLPHNDALMDLQGYHLEAVETALFGFAGHMVYPEGEIMLLLTLGSQDLKRTVMTSFTVVDSPSSYNIILGRPAMNELRAVASTYHQKIKFPVGARVGEVRGDQPSSRKCYVEAVRADQSRTRKEGKKARVDRERTMGRGEVHFVAEEEQEELTGISPLIAEHQLNILPGSHPVKQKKRHFGPEKDKVIDAQIKELLKAGHIREIQFPTWLSNVVLNAGATYQHLMDKVFEKQLGRNVEVYVDDILSKSREGASFISDLEETFATLMHYGIKLNPAKCIFGVKSGKFLGFIVTDRGIEVNQEKVESVLSMPSPRSVKEVQKLTGRIASLSRFISRSAHQSYPFFQILRKAQQFGWDEKCEQAFQDLKIHLAGLSVLVKPEPGERLYVYLSATEYAVSSVLIKEEGTDQKPVYYVSHALRGPELRYSEVEKIALALVMTARKLRPYILSHQVIFLTNSPLGRIMTHSEVSGE, encoded by the exons ATGGTAGGAGAAGACGAGGGATCCAGTGCTGGGTCCAAATCTCCTACCGTGGCAGAGGAATTGATGGAATTAAGGCAGAAGATGAAGGTCTTGGAAGGACAATTGGAAAGACGGAGCGTTGCCCGGGCAGTCCCGAGAGGATGCCCGTTTTCTGATATCATCGTCCGGGAGCCTCTTCCTGGAAATTTCAAATCTGCAAAtgtgaaagactatgatggcAATGCAGACCCGGAGGAACACCTGGTCaggtttgaaaatatggccatgttgcactgttacactgATAGAATCAAGTGCAAGGTGTTCCTAACAACACTGGTGGATTCAGCTCAGAGGTGGTTCAAAGGCTTGACTTCCCAAAGTATCAGTTCCTTTGGAGACTTCCAGAAGGTGTTTTTACAACATTTTAGCAGCAGTAAAAAGTACAAAAAGACTGCTTTTAGCCTTTTTGAAGTTAAGCAGAACCCAGAAGAGAGTTTAAGGGCCTATATCAGAAGATTCAACAGAGTGGCCTTAGACGTCCCTACTTGTGCCACTGAAACGAAGACTACTGCATTCACCCAGGGTTTGAGAGAGGGTGAGTTCTTCAAGTCACTTACTAAGAAGGTGCCGGGAGATTTCGAGGATCTATTGTCGCGagcagaaaaatatatcaatatggAGGAGGCCCAGAAACAAAAGAGGGACGCTGTGAGAAAAGAAAAAGGAGACCGGATGTCTAAGCCCGATGAGAGGGGACAGAAAAAAGGCAATACATGGCACTTTTCTCACCACGTGCCTCTGAAAATTGCTCGGGAGAGGGAAGTGCAGGAGTGCAGCAGAGATTTGGCCCCGGATTATCAGTTATCCCGGCCAGAAAAAAGTGGATTTTGCTCTTTTCACAAAGTATGCCACCATAACACTGAAAACTGCAAGGCACTAAAGGGGAATTATGCCTCATCCTCCATCCCGGGACCCAGTAACAATAGCCAGAGGCCGAGAGTGCCACCTTGGACATCTCGGCCACCAGGATCCAGCGCCCGAGGAGGAAGTGTGAGGAATATCCCGAGGATTGAGCCCAGTAGAAGAAGGGAGCCTGAGCCCGAGAGAAAAAAGAATTCGCCCCCTGCCACAggaatgatcaaaatgatattaggAGGCTCTACTGATGGAGATTCTAACCGGGCGAGGAAGGGGAGAAGCAGGAGGGAATGTTTGGAGGTAGAAGGAGCAAGAAGGAATGAGGCGATCATTAGTTTTGGCCCGGAAGATTTGAGAGGGGTGAGTCTGCCCCACAACGACGCCCTG atggatttgcagggcTACCACCTAGAGGCTGTGGAGACTGCCCTCTTTGGTTTTGCTGGCCATATGGTTTACCCGGAAGGGGAGATCATGTTGCTATTAACCTTGGGTTCTCAGGATCTTAAGAGGACGGTGATGACTTCATTCACCGTAGTAGATTCCCcgtcatcatataatatcattttgggGAGACCGGCTATGAACGAATTGAGAGCCGTAGCATCCACATAccaccaaaagataaaatttccaGTAGGAGCTCGGGTGGGAGAAGTCCGAGGAGATCAACCATCCTCTCGGAAATGCTATGTGGAGGCAGTTCGGGCGGATCAGAGTAGAACAAGGAAGGAAGGGAAGAAGGCAAGGGTGGACAGGGAAAGAACGATGGGGAGAGGAGAGGTGCATTTTGTGGCAGAAGAAGAACAAGAA GAGTTGACAGGGATTTCTCCCTTGATAGCAGAACATCAATTGAACATCCTCCCGGGATCTCACCcagtaaaacaaaaaaagaggCACTTTGGCCCGGAAAAGGACAAAGTAATTGATGCGCAAATTAAGGAGCTTCTGAAAGCTGGCCACATTAGGGAAATTCAATTCCCCACATGGCTTTCGAATGTGGTCTTG aatgcaggggctaCTTACCAGCATCTGATGGATAAAGTCTTTGAGAAGCAGCTGGGACGGAATGTGGaagtctatgtggatgatattctaTCCAAATCCCGAGAGGGTGCCAGCTTTATTAGTGATCTAGAAGAAACTTTTGCGACTCTCATGCATTATGGAATCAAGCTTAATCCTGCCAAGTGTATTTTTGGCGTGAAGAGTGGCAAATTCTTGGGATTCATTGTGACAGACCGAGGGATCGAGGTGAATCAAGAGAAAGTCGAATCTGTGCTAAGCATGCCATCTCCCCGATCTGTCAAGGAGGTACAAAAGCTAACTGGGAGAATTGCTTCCCTTTCCAGATTTATTTCCCGATCAGCACACCAGAGTTATCCTTTTTTTCAAATCTTAAGAAAGGCCCAGCAATTCGGATGGGATGAGAAATGTGAACAGGCCTTCCAGGACTTGAAAATTCATCTTGCCGGGCTCTCGGTGTTGGTGAAACCAGAACCTGGAGAAAGATTATATGTCTACCTGTCCGCTACAGAGTATGCTGTCAGCTCTGTTCTAATAAAAGAGGAAGGAACTGATCAAAAACCTGTCTAttatgtcagccatgctctAAGGGGGCCCGAGCTCCGGTATAGCGAAGTGGAGAAAATTGCTTTGGCCCTGGTCATGACCGCCCGGAAGCTAAGACCTTACATTCTGTCACATCAGGTTATTTTTCTTACCAATAGTCCTCTGGGTAGGATCATGACTCACTCTGAAGTATCGGGCGAATGA